The Bradyrhizobium sp. WSM471 genome includes the window GGCTGCGAGCGCACCCGCAGTGCATTCCAGAACACCCGCACCACCTACACCGGCGCGATCGTCAAATGGATCGCGTGGAACATGCCCTACCATGTCGAGCACCACGCCTATCCCTCGATCCCGTTCCACGCGCTGCCAAAGCTGAACGGAATCGTCGACGGTGAGATCGTCCATCGTGGCCGCGGCTATATCAGGACGACGCGGGAGACCTGGGCCTGGTTTCGCCGGCAGCGGCAGGGCAGTTAGCCAAACGCAAAGGCCCCGATCGCGGTGCGATCGGGGCTTTGTCGTGAATGCTGGATATCAGTAGATCCCGTACGCGCACACGTTCACGACGCGGACGCGCAGGCCGTGGCGGGTCTGGACGACGCGCTCCTGATAGCAATTGTTGACGCCGCTGTTGACGTAGACGCCGCCAAAGCCCCAGCTGGGACCCCAGTGATGGTGGAAGCCGTGGGCCGACGCGGCGGTGGGAGCGAGAGCGGCAATGCCGAGCGAGCCGGCGGCGATCAGACCAAGTGCAAGCTTACGAAACATCTTCATTCTCCAGAATGGCGCAAGGGCCGTTGTTGTGTCCCTGCATCTCGGTCGAGCCGAAACGCGAATGCGTTCACGCGGCGAGTAGAGAATCGTGTTTCAGGAGTGTTTCGTCGGTCGCGGCCGGTTGCGCCGCGGTCCTGTTTTCCGCGCCGCGCGATAGCGCACGGCCATCGCCCCTGTCAGTTCCGCCATCTTCTCGCGCAGATCGGCCGGCTCCAGCACTTCGGCCTCGGGACCGAGCCGCAACAATTCGGCGGCGGCATGCCATGACGTCTTGCCGGTCGGCACTCTGGCGATGCGCCAGCCGTCTGCATCAGCGGTCTCTTCAAGCTGCGTCCGCGCTTTGACGTAAGGTTGGCTCAGCGCGTCGAGCAGTTTCACGCCAAAGGGCGACAGCCGAACGATCGCGACATTGGGATGCATCTCGGCCTCGAGACGCAGCGTTGCGTCCCGCCAATAGGCGGCGAGATCGAAGCCGGCGGGCCGCTCACAGCGATCGTCGAGCGCGGTGCAGTCGAGCACGCGCGCGACGCGATAGGTCCGCACGCTGCCGTCGACCAGACCTGCGAGATACCAGCTGCCACCTTTCAGCACGAGACCAAGCGGCGCGACGCGGCGCTGCTTCTCGGCGCGCCAGCTCTGGTAGCGAATCTTGATCAGTGTCCCGCGCAGGGTCGCGCCGGCGATGGTGCGCAGGTGCCTTGGTTGTTCCGCCTCGCCGAACCAGCCCGGCGCGTCGAGATGAAAACGCTCCTGCATCCGTCCGGCGTCTTTACGCAAATTGGCTGGCAGAGCGGCCATCAGCTTGTTCTGTGCCGCGATCATCGCCGCATCCAGCCCGAACGCCGCCGCCGGGCCCGGCAATCCCGTCAGAAACAGCGCTTCCGCCTCGCTTTGCGACAGACCGTTCAGCCGCACGCGATAGCCGTCGAGCAGGCGATAGCCGCCCTCCGCGCCGCGGTCGGCATAGACGGGGACGCCGGACGCCGCGAGCGCGTCGATGTCGCGGTAGATCGTGCGCACCGAGACTTCGCAGGCCTCGGCGAGCTCAGGCGCGGTAACCTGCCCCCTGGCCTGGAGGGTGGTGAGGATCGACAGCATCCGGCTCGCGCGCATGATCCCTTAAACCATACCTGACACAGGATGTCAGGTATGGTCCGCTACAACGCCATCGCCAGCCGGCCAGATGGAGACCTGCCATGACCGATCCGAACCGCATCACGCTGTATTATTCGCCGCAAACCCGGGCCACCGGCACGCGGGTGCTGCTGGAGGAGCTGGGGGCGCCTTATGA containing:
- a CDS encoding YafY family protein — encoded protein: MRASRMLSILTTLQARGQVTAPELAEACEVSVRTIYRDIDALAASGVPVYADRGAEGGYRLLDGYRVRLNGLSQSEAEALFLTGLPGPAAAFGLDAAMIAAQNKLMAALPANLRKDAGRMQERFHLDAPGWFGEAEQPRHLRTIAGATLRGTLIKIRYQSWRAEKQRRVAPLGLVLKGGSWYLAGLVDGSVRTYRVARVLDCTALDDRCERPAGFDLAAYWRDATLRLEAEMHPNVAIVRLSPFGVKLLDALSQPYVKARTQLEETADADGWRIARVPTGKTSWHAAAELLRLGPEAEVLEPADLREKMAELTGAMAVRYRAARKTGPRRNRPRPTKHS